A window from Planococcus maritimus encodes these proteins:
- a CDS encoding protein adenylyltransferase SelO — protein sequence MNDTMIGWNLQNSYASLPKTLYAPMQANTVTSPKLIFVNKTLAAALGLDPEQLDSPSALDVFAGNRFPEGCLPLAQAYAGHQFGQFTMLGDGRAMLIGEQITPTGELFDIQLKGSGKTPFSRSGDGRAALGPMLREYLISESMHALGIPSSRSLAVATTGEKIQRYSAEPGAILTRVASSHIRVGTFQFAAKYRSTEDLKALADYTIERHFPDITGPNRYIELFRQTAQRQASLITKWQLAGFVHGVMNTDNMAISGETIDYGPCAFLDHYDESAVFSSIDAGGRYSYRNQPLIGGWNLARFAESLFPLLDDIPQQQALSSMQDALEEYVSLQKQWYLTGMREKLGLFTETPEDEQLIDTLLELMQHKQADFTNTFRALTFEAVEEPALANDPAFKEWHNRWTARQQLEGRSKQEILELMKSKNPAVIPRNHRVEAALEAAAQGDYKVMEKLLDILRDPYGHSDEQQSFASPPPPSTPPYQTYCGT from the coding sequence ATGAACGACACAATGATCGGGTGGAACTTGCAGAACAGCTATGCAAGCCTGCCGAAAACTTTATATGCCCCGATGCAAGCCAATACAGTCACATCCCCCAAGTTAATCTTTGTCAACAAAACCTTAGCCGCAGCTCTCGGCCTAGATCCTGAGCAGCTAGACAGCCCCTCTGCTCTTGATGTTTTTGCCGGCAATCGATTTCCTGAAGGCTGCTTGCCGCTCGCCCAGGCATATGCCGGCCATCAATTCGGCCAATTCACAATGCTTGGTGACGGCCGCGCGATGTTGATAGGCGAACAAATAACGCCAACTGGCGAACTGTTCGATATTCAATTAAAAGGTTCCGGCAAGACCCCTTTTTCCAGGAGCGGGGATGGCCGGGCAGCACTCGGTCCTATGTTGAGAGAATACCTTATCAGCGAAAGCATGCATGCACTCGGCATCCCATCGAGCCGCAGTCTTGCCGTAGCCACTACAGGCGAGAAAATCCAGCGCTATTCTGCAGAACCTGGTGCCATCCTGACACGAGTGGCCTCGAGCCATATCCGTGTCGGCACTTTTCAATTTGCTGCAAAATATCGCTCGACGGAAGACTTGAAGGCGTTAGCGGATTACACGATTGAACGCCATTTCCCAGATATTACGGGGCCAAACCGCTATATCGAATTATTCCGCCAGACAGCACAGCGACAAGCTTCTCTTATCACGAAATGGCAGCTTGCCGGTTTTGTCCACGGCGTCATGAATACAGACAATATGGCAATCAGCGGAGAGACGATCGACTACGGACCGTGCGCTTTTCTCGACCATTATGATGAATCGGCGGTGTTCAGCTCGATTGATGCCGGCGGACGCTATAGCTACCGCAACCAACCGCTTATCGGAGGATGGAATTTGGCGCGTTTTGCAGAATCCTTGTTCCCGCTCTTGGATGACATTCCACAACAACAAGCTTTGTCTTCCATGCAAGATGCGCTCGAGGAATACGTAAGCTTGCAAAAGCAATGGTACCTAACGGGCATGCGTGAAAAACTCGGCTTGTTTACGGAAACGCCAGAAGATGAACAGTTGATCGACACCTTGCTCGAATTGATGCAGCACAAGCAAGCAGACTTTACCAATACTTTCCGAGCCTTGACCTTCGAAGCCGTCGAAGAGCCAGCATTGGCAAACGACCCGGCTTTTAAAGAATGGCACAATCGCTGGACAGCCCGCCAACAGCTAGAGGGGCGTTCAAAACAAGAAATTCTCGAACTCATGAAGAGCAAAAACCCAGCTGTCATCCCGCGCAATCACCGCGTTGAAGCTGCTCTTGAAGCCGCGGCGCAAGGCGATTACAAAGTGATGGAGAAGTTATTGGACATTCTACGGGATCCCTATGGTCATTCAGACGAGCAACAGTCCTTTGCTTCCCCGCCGCCCCCTTCAACGCCGCCATACCAAACCTATTGCGGCACATAG
- a CDS encoding amidohydrolase, which translates to MADAIDRFMEEIEPYLISQRRRRHQYPEIGFAEYVTTYELSVQLAEKGFELSFGTDFLKSDERMGVPVEPFLKQQERRALDDGVPEAFLEHMKGGHTGLAAVLDTGRQGPNFAYRFDIDALPIEEDNAAQHKPTEQSFRSRIPGMMHACGHDGHAAIGLGLAAYLASEKDNLQGTYTILFQPAEEGGRGAKAIVEKGWLDHTDYFLSGHVGIHDLPSGTVAAATSRFLASSKINAIFTGKSAHSGLEPNAGRNALLAGASAALHLHGIARHKDGATRVNVGTFQAGTGRNIIADQALMEIETRGETNALDEYMQENAWRILTASASMYGVELEIERMGQAISTVADLNFAKHVERACASSKRVNTVPHLPIGASEDVTYMMERVRKRGGQATFMIFASPMPAGHHHPRFDYEEQALSAGLETLIRTTQHLLKEDGEHERVAD; encoded by the coding sequence ATGGCAGATGCTATTGACCGATTCATGGAAGAAATCGAACCATATCTCATCAGCCAAAGACGTAGGCGGCATCAATACCCTGAAATCGGATTTGCCGAGTACGTGACCACATACGAGCTGAGTGTGCAATTAGCGGAAAAAGGGTTTGAGCTCTCCTTTGGCACCGATTTTCTAAAGAGCGATGAGCGCATGGGCGTGCCGGTCGAACCGTTTTTAAAACAGCAAGAACGGCGTGCGCTCGATGATGGCGTGCCGGAGGCGTTTTTGGAACACATGAAGGGTGGACATACCGGGTTGGCCGCTGTACTGGATACCGGCAGGCAAGGACCGAATTTTGCCTATCGTTTTGATATCGATGCCTTGCCAATAGAAGAGGACAACGCAGCACAACATAAACCCACTGAGCAATCGTTCCGCTCTCGTATCCCCGGTATGATGCACGCTTGCGGCCACGACGGGCATGCTGCGATCGGGCTTGGACTGGCTGCATACTTAGCGAGTGAAAAAGACAATCTGCAAGGCACTTATACGATTTTATTCCAACCAGCTGAAGAAGGCGGCAGGGGGGCGAAGGCCATAGTTGAAAAAGGCTGGCTGGACCATACTGATTATTTCTTAAGTGGCCATGTGGGCATCCACGATCTCCCCAGTGGAACAGTCGCTGCTGCGACATCGCGATTTTTGGCAAGTTCCAAGATAAATGCGATATTTACCGGCAAGTCGGCGCATTCCGGACTGGAGCCGAATGCCGGACGCAACGCCTTACTTGCCGGAGCATCGGCAGCTTTGCATCTGCACGGCATCGCGCGCCATAAGGACGGGGCTACACGCGTCAATGTCGGGACTTTCCAAGCCGGAACAGGACGCAATATCATCGCCGATCAAGCATTAATGGAAATCGAGACACGTGGCGAGACCAATGCATTGGATGAATACATGCAAGAAAATGCGTGGCGCATTCTAACAGCAAGCGCGTCGATGTATGGGGTCGAGCTGGAAATTGAACGCATGGGCCAAGCAATTTCAACGGTTGCAGACCTTAACTTTGCAAAACATGTGGAGCGGGCTTGTGCTTCGTCGAAACGGGTGAACACCGTGCCGCATTTGCCGATAGGTGCTTCAGAAGATGTGACGTATATGATGGAGCGCGTCCGAAAACGCGGCGGCCAAGCGACCTTCATGATTTTTGCCAGTCCTATGCCAGCAGGTCATCACCATCCGCGTTTTGATTATGAGGAACAAGCATTGTCGGCAGGATTGGAAACTTTAATCCGAACGACCCAACATTTGCTGAAGGAGGACGGAGAACATGAGAGAGTGGCTGATTGA
- a CDS encoding YkoF family thiamine/hydroxymethylpyrimidine-binding protein codes for MEPYSCGTSPIVGFRFSLHPMSGHFISIIKGALKETDTSHVWMQTDDVSTVIRGKQQHVFNVAKTLALHAAKTGEHIALSGTFSAGCPGDTAGDVYLEAPDEPVNQDSTEQYVSSQFALYPMNNPDYMAVIYREVERAKEFGVWNDSMHYASGIHGDIHEVFSFYEASFSEARSDQYPHLVMTVSMSINSPSHTTGDPHA; via the coding sequence ATGGAACCATATTCATGCGGCACCAGCCCAATCGTCGGATTTCGCTTTTCCTTGCATCCGATGAGCGGCCATTTTATCAGCATTATTAAAGGGGCGTTAAAAGAAACCGACACGTCCCACGTTTGGATGCAGACCGATGATGTCTCGACGGTCATCCGCGGCAAACAACAGCACGTGTTCAATGTTGCAAAGACATTGGCGCTCCACGCCGCGAAGACAGGCGAACACATTGCCTTGTCCGGCACTTTTTCAGCCGGATGTCCAGGTGATACGGCAGGTGATGTGTATTTAGAAGCACCAGATGAACCCGTGAACCAAGACAGCACCGAGCAATACGTGTCGTCTCAATTTGCTCTATATCCGATGAACAATCCCGACTATATGGCAGTCATTTACCGCGAAGTAGAACGTGCCAAAGAATTTGGCGTCTGGAACGATTCCATGCATTACGCGAGCGGCATCCACGGGGACATTCATGAGGTCTTTTCTTTTTACGAAGCGAGTTTTTCAGAAGCACGTTCTGATCAATACCCGCACCTCGTGATGACCGTCTCCATGAGCATTAACAGTCCTTCCCACACCACAGGTGATCCACATGCTTAA
- a CDS encoding M20 metallopeptidase family protein produces MKQQAQQLFEDIRAIRRDLHEHPELSGEETETSKKIQAKLDEYGIRYFTGYAKTGILAVIEGARPGKTVGLRADIDALPITEKADVPFKSKVDGKMHACGHDAHTAMLLGVGKLLQEQKDDIAGTVLLIFQPAEENAPTGGAEQMMADGIFDRYKPDVLLAQHVWPGLPAGQVGVINGPIMGNSDRFQVTIHGAGGHASMPHQTVDAIVIANQVISAIQTIVSRNANPMDSGVITIGKISGGYRYNVVADSVVLEGTIRSLSDDTKKLLKKRFHEIVKGSTEMMGGTCEIDYSDGYPATVNTQRWAEVVRASAKKQLGEAAVPEVIGSMAGEDFGRFLKKYEGVYYWLGTSVGDKQKPLHDPGFMIDEQSLSIGTGLMAQAALDVLAELKE; encoded by the coding sequence ATGAAACAACAAGCACAACAATTATTTGAAGACATTCGCGCCATTCGTCGAGATCTACACGAACATCCCGAATTGAGCGGCGAAGAAACGGAAACCTCGAAAAAAATACAAGCTAAACTCGACGAATACGGCATCCGCTATTTCACTGGATATGCAAAGACGGGCATCTTGGCTGTCATTGAAGGGGCGAGGCCTGGGAAAACAGTCGGCTTGCGCGCCGATATCGACGCTTTGCCAATTACGGAAAAGGCGGATGTTCCGTTCAAGTCCAAAGTTGATGGGAAAATGCATGCCTGCGGACATGATGCACATACCGCCATGTTGCTGGGGGTTGGAAAATTACTGCAAGAGCAAAAAGACGATATAGCCGGCACGGTACTGCTTATCTTTCAACCGGCAGAAGAAAATGCGCCGACTGGCGGGGCCGAGCAGATGATGGCAGACGGTATTTTTGATCGTTACAAACCGGATGTTTTGCTTGCGCAACATGTGTGGCCAGGGCTTCCTGCTGGGCAAGTCGGCGTTATTAACGGGCCAATCATGGGGAACTCGGACCGTTTTCAAGTGACAATCCACGGTGCCGGTGGCCATGCCTCGATGCCGCATCAAACAGTAGACGCTATCGTGATCGCCAATCAAGTGATCTCAGCGATTCAGACCATTGTCAGCCGAAACGCCAACCCGATGGATTCTGGCGTCATTACGATTGGCAAGATCTCCGGTGGCTACCGCTACAATGTGGTGGCAGATAGTGTTGTCCTCGAAGGCACAATTCGTTCACTGTCTGATGACACGAAGAAATTATTAAAAAAACGTTTCCACGAAATTGTTAAAGGCTCAACTGAAATGATGGGCGGCACGTGTGAAATCGACTATTCGGACGGTTATCCGGCGACCGTTAATACGCAACGCTGGGCTGAAGTAGTCCGTGCCTCCGCAAAGAAACAATTGGGTGAAGCTGCTGTGCCGGAAGTGATCGGCAGTATGGCAGGCGAAGATTTCGGGCGCTTCCTGAAAAAATACGAGGGCGTCTATTACTGGCTTGGAACATCCGTTGGAGACAAGCAAAAACCACTCCATGACCCCGGCTTCATGATCGATGAACAGTCTTTATCGATCGGCACTGGCTTAATGGCTCAAGCAGCGCTTGATGTACTCGCGGAATTGAAGGAATAG
- a CDS encoding AbgT family transporter, translating to MTTPTEQQDKKGFLNFIEKWGNRLPDPFFIFVYLAVFVVLLSWLVSSLGTTVVHPGTGEELAIQSIVSGEGIRYILAETINNFTGFAPLGLVLVMMLGIGLAERVGLMETAIKKSILNAPKSLVTYAVIFTGIMGNLASDAAFILVPPLAAMVFASVGRHPLAGLAAGFAGTGAGFTANILITGTDALLSGISTEAAKAIDDTMIVTPVDNWYFMSVSVIVMAIVGALITEKLIEPRLGTYTGKNTKSFEPVTKQENKGLRNALLAAAVYIGLIALLLFFPGFPVRNEDGGIIPSPFLSGIVPIILFFFITVAVAYGITVKKITESKDIPAYMGDAIKDMSGYIVLIFAAAQFINYFNWSNLGIWLAVNSAEFLTSINMTGLPIMVGFSVLAALLNLLIFSGSAQWALMAPIFIPMFMLLDYHPAFVQLAFRIADSSTNIITPLNPYILIVLAFMREYDKKAGLGTLISLMLPYSLIFFGVWLVMLIVFALTGIPIGPGISLRM from the coding sequence ATGACAACACCGACTGAACAACAAGACAAAAAAGGATTTTTGAATTTTATCGAAAAGTGGGGCAACCGCTTGCCCGATCCATTCTTCATTTTTGTATACTTAGCCGTGTTTGTCGTCTTGCTGTCATGGCTAGTGAGTTCACTCGGAACGACGGTCGTCCATCCAGGAACAGGTGAAGAGTTGGCGATCCAAAGCATTGTCTCAGGAGAAGGGATCCGCTATATCCTAGCTGAGACCATCAATAACTTCACCGGCTTTGCGCCGCTCGGCCTCGTACTCGTCATGATGCTCGGTATCGGGTTAGCAGAACGCGTTGGGTTGATGGAAACCGCCATTAAAAAATCCATCCTGAATGCACCAAAATCTTTAGTCACTTACGCCGTTATTTTTACGGGGATCATGGGGAACTTAGCTTCAGACGCTGCCTTTATCCTCGTGCCGCCGCTAGCTGCTATGGTCTTCGCTTCAGTCGGCAGGCACCCACTTGCAGGACTTGCGGCAGGGTTTGCTGGGACAGGGGCCGGCTTCACCGCAAATATCCTGATTACCGGAACGGACGCATTATTGTCCGGGATTTCGACCGAAGCCGCCAAAGCCATCGATGATACAATGATCGTCACACCAGTCGATAACTGGTATTTCATGAGTGTGTCTGTTATTGTCATGGCGATTGTTGGGGCCCTCATAACAGAAAAATTGATCGAGCCACGTCTCGGTACATATACCGGTAAAAACACGAAATCGTTTGAGCCGGTAACTAAGCAGGAAAATAAAGGCTTGCGAAACGCTTTATTAGCTGCTGCCGTCTATATTGGCTTGATTGCCTTACTGTTGTTTTTCCCAGGTTTCCCTGTCAGAAATGAAGACGGTGGCATCATCCCGTCGCCCTTCCTGTCTGGAATTGTGCCAATTATCTTGTTTTTCTTCATTACAGTAGCTGTTGCTTACGGCATCACCGTAAAGAAAATCACGGAATCAAAAGATATCCCTGCCTATATGGGCGATGCCATCAAAGACATGTCCGGCTATATCGTCTTAATCTTTGCCGCTGCTCAGTTTATCAATTATTTTAACTGGAGCAACTTAGGGATTTGGCTCGCCGTCAATAGTGCCGAATTTTTGACGAGCATCAATATGACTGGTTTGCCGATCATGGTCGGCTTCAGCGTCCTGGCTGCCCTTTTGAATCTCTTGATTTTCAGTGGGTCTGCTCAATGGGCATTGATGGCACCGATTTTTATCCCGATGTTCATGCTGTTGGATTACCATCCAGCGTTCGTTCAATTGGCGTTCCGCATTGCGGATTCATCGACGAACATTATCACGCCGCTCAATCCGTACATTTTAATTGTGCTCGCTTTCATGCGTGAATACGATAAAAAAGCGGGACTCGGCACCTTGATTTCCTTGATGCTGCCATACAGCCTCATATTCTTTGGCGTCTGGCTCGTCATGCTGATCGTCTTTGCCTTGACCGGTATTCCGATCGGGCCTGGCATTAGCTTGCGCATGTAA
- a CDS encoding energy-coupling factor transporter transmembrane component T family protein encodes MRRLLHEMNPSVKFLAVTACILTLAFFFNPWTPLLFFAGVVLLQLLLSQTNWKRWSLAMLPFLIGAFGYFWTTLVFGQPGDSPVLWTIGTIDITAQQWELAWSLSLRVLAFSSISLLFAFTTNPVHFIQSLMQQWKLSPKLAFSVLISYQFLPVLQREFVQLQQAHRIRGTGSRSSTFKRLTESRRLLIPLLAGAVRKAERAAFAMEARAFTGEARTHYREITLAPKDFVLLALFSLVLTISCSAIFWT; translated from the coding sequence ATGCGCCGGCTTTTGCATGAAATGAATCCAAGCGTGAAGTTTTTGGCTGTCACAGCTTGCATATTGACACTGGCGTTTTTCTTTAACCCGTGGACTCCTCTATTGTTTTTTGCGGGCGTCGTCTTGCTCCAGCTACTGCTTAGCCAAACCAACTGGAAACGCTGGTCGCTTGCCATGCTGCCATTTTTGATTGGTGCATTCGGTTATTTCTGGACGACCTTGGTTTTCGGACAGCCCGGCGACAGCCCCGTTCTATGGACCATCGGAACGATCGACATCACCGCACAACAATGGGAACTTGCTTGGTCTTTGTCTTTACGTGTATTGGCATTTTCAAGCATCTCCTTGTTGTTTGCCTTCACGACCAACCCGGTCCATTTTATCCAAAGTTTGATGCAGCAATGGAAACTGTCTCCAAAACTCGCTTTCAGCGTGCTGATCAGCTATCAATTTCTTCCGGTGCTTCAAAGAGAATTCGTGCAGCTGCAGCAGGCTCACCGCATTCGAGGGACAGGCTCTAGATCATCCACCTTCAAACGGTTAACTGAATCTCGCCGCTTACTCATCCCTTTGCTTGCTGGTGCTGTCAGAAAAGCCGAGCGGGCAGCTTTTGCGATGGAGGCACGAGCATTTACCGGCGAAGCAAGAACGCATTACCGCGAAATCACATTAGCTCCAAAGGATTTCGTGCTGCTCGCCCTGTTTTCACTGGTGCTAACCATAAGTTGCAGCGCGATATTTTGGACGTAA
- a CDS encoding M20 family metallo-hydrolase, which yields MREWLIEQLLRMNLSDSLVREQGFTREGYTGEETEAIGVFKAIAEELGLAVTEDAAGNAIARWEVEGGGAAVATGSHLDTVPNGGAFDGGAGVVCGLGAIKMLKEADFEPQSPIEVICFRSEESSRFGVSTIGSKAMSGLLDLSIGELKDQHGITLAQAVESQGFVWQDLLSAKRPKEQLNCFVELHIEQGMHILNHQKDYGVVKGVACPVRLAVTFNGKAGHTGTTPMDHRQDALAAAAPFISFVQETALQMNDAYDKALVATVSTLTSSPNSMNVIPQTVTAGVDIRSVDDGLKRKMTDAIRIEAKRIEETNGVTIDIEVLVDNPSVLLDDGIAKRLADAGVSEAYTAHRMDSGAGHDVMNMAQSWPSGLLFIPCKDGLSHHPDEYASAEDLKMGVELLSRFLMEATSNDGNR from the coding sequence ATGAGAGAGTGGCTGATTGAACAATTGCTGAGGATGAATTTGAGTGATTCACTGGTCCGAGAGCAAGGTTTTACTCGGGAAGGCTATACGGGGGAAGAAACCGAAGCGATAGGAGTTTTTAAGGCAATCGCTGAAGAACTGGGCCTTGCTGTTACGGAAGATGCTGCCGGAAATGCCATTGCGCGCTGGGAGGTAGAGGGCGGCGGTGCAGCGGTTGCGACAGGGTCGCATCTTGATACGGTGCCGAATGGCGGGGCATTTGACGGAGGAGCAGGTGTTGTCTGCGGACTTGGAGCTATCAAAATGCTGAAAGAAGCTGATTTTGAACCGCAAAGCCCGATTGAAGTCATTTGCTTCCGTTCGGAAGAATCGTCGCGGTTTGGCGTTTCAACGATCGGCAGTAAAGCAATGAGTGGATTGTTGGATCTATCCATTGGTGAACTTAAAGACCAACATGGCATAACCCTCGCACAAGCTGTCGAAAGCCAGGGCTTCGTATGGCAGGATTTATTGAGCGCCAAGCGGCCTAAAGAACAGTTGAATTGTTTTGTGGAATTGCATATCGAACAAGGAATGCATATCCTCAACCATCAGAAAGATTACGGTGTTGTCAAAGGAGTGGCATGTCCGGTTCGTTTGGCGGTTACGTTCAACGGTAAAGCAGGCCATACCGGAACGACACCGATGGATCATCGGCAAGATGCACTAGCCGCGGCCGCGCCCTTTATTTCATTTGTCCAGGAGACGGCATTGCAGATGAACGATGCGTATGACAAAGCGCTTGTTGCGACAGTGTCGACATTAACGTCTTCTCCAAACTCGATGAACGTCATTCCGCAAACGGTCACAGCTGGAGTCGATATCCGCAGTGTCGACGACGGGCTGAAACGAAAGATGACAGACGCGATACGTATAGAAGCGAAGCGCATCGAAGAAACAAATGGTGTGACAATTGATATTGAAGTGCTGGTCGATAATCCATCTGTCTTGCTCGATGATGGGATCGCCAAGCGACTGGCTGATGCCGGCGTCAGCGAAGCTTACACGGCACACCGGATGGATAGTGGTGCGGGGCATGACGTTATGAATATGGCACAAAGCTGGCCAAGCGGTTTGCTGTTCATCCCTTGTAAAGACGGCTTGAGCCACCACCCCGATGAATACGCCAGCGCAGAAGATTTGAAGATGGGTGTTGAATTATTGTCCCGCTTTTTGATGGAGGCGACTTCAAATGACGGAAATCGTTAA
- a CDS encoding ECF transporter S component has protein sequence MLKGWKLKEIVLMSLFGVVFGIVYLLFLHIGNLWAGIIGPLAYEWMFGIWFIVSIISMYIIRKPGAALLPETLAAAIEVMLGNAIGPRLILSGIIQGLGAEAAFALTRYRHFHLAILMLAGAGAGVFSFVYGYFLSGYAALDPSFVALMFTLRVLSGAIIAGIGGKYIADSLLATGSLRGYAIAKAEKSDARA, from the coding sequence ATGCTTAAAGGCTGGAAACTAAAAGAAATTGTCTTGATGTCCTTGTTTGGCGTCGTCTTCGGCATTGTATACTTGCTGTTTTTACATATCGGCAATTTATGGGCAGGCATTATCGGGCCGCTCGCCTATGAGTGGATGTTTGGCATCTGGTTCATTGTCTCCATCATCTCAATGTACATCATTCGAAAACCTGGCGCCGCTTTATTGCCTGAAACCTTGGCGGCTGCCATTGAAGTGATGCTCGGCAATGCCATCGGGCCAAGGCTCATTTTGTCAGGCATTATTCAAGGGCTCGGTGCAGAAGCGGCATTCGCGCTTACTCGCTATCGTCATTTTCATTTAGCCATTTTAATGCTTGCAGGAGCCGGCGCTGGTGTTTTTAGTTTCGTTTATGGCTATTTCCTATCGGGTTATGCCGCCTTGGACCCTTCTTTTGTCGCTTTGATGTTTACGTTGCGCGTGTTGAGCGGGGCGATTATCGCGGGCATTGGCGGCAAATACATCGCCGACTCACTGCTTGCGACTGGCTCACTCCGAGGCTATGCCATCGCGAAAGCGGAAAAGAGTGATGCCCGTGCTTGA
- a CDS encoding DUF2243 domain-containing protein, giving the protein MASNEQAAAGESAHALSKRNLWSGILFGIGSMAFIDEVIFHQLLQWHHFYDLATPQIGILADGLLNSFAWFAAVGGLFLFADLKRHQAVRIKYWIASILIGSGAFQLFDGIIDHKVLKVHQVRYHVELWPYDLSWNLFGAALFIAGITLAKSAKKERPA; this is encoded by the coding sequence ATGGCAAGTAACGAACAGGCAGCCGCAGGCGAGTCGGCCCACGCACTCAGCAAACGGAATTTGTGGTCCGGCATATTATTCGGCATCGGCTCGATGGCATTTATCGACGAAGTCATTTTTCATCAATTGCTCCAATGGCATCATTTTTATGATTTAGCGACACCGCAAATCGGCATTTTAGCAGATGGCTTGTTGAATTCTTTTGCCTGGTTTGCGGCGGTTGGCGGGCTATTCCTGTTCGCAGATTTGAAACGGCACCAAGCGGTCCGCATAAAGTATTGGATAGCCTCTATCCTGATTGGTTCCGGGGCATTCCAGCTATTTGACGGCATCATTGACCATAAGGTGCTCAAGGTTCACCAAGTCCGCTATCATGTCGAGCTCTGGCCTTATGACTTGAGTTGGAATTTATTTGGCGCTGCCTTATTCATCGCCGGGATCACCCTTGCAAAATCGGCCAAGAAAGAGCGGCCTGCATAA
- a CDS encoding ABC transporter ATP-binding protein translates to MPVLEPIFQIDGFSLRFPDLAEPTLRHITLAIHPTERLVITGPSGCGKSTLLYVLNRLYPHNCDGEVSGSVRIFGRLAQDYAPGEVNRKIATVFQDPDSQFCMPTVEEELAFTLENLQVPRQEMPQRIDRILHLTGLEDLRHGVIQSFSGGMKQRIATACALIMEPECLLLDEPLAHLDPLTAKEFVSWLDHLQQKSGIAVVAVEHKLELWGSFFDREIAISENGAIRKDQLFTERDAPILPERTSAIRQEVLFEASDVCVSYASKSILRNIGLQLRSGEITVIAGPNGSGKSTLLKALCGILKIDTGTITGTRAGFVPQSPEQLFLSKSVEGELAYSGNCSAEKLRYLMTALDLESIAHAHPFSVSHGQKRRVAIGAMLADERQVLLLDEPTAGQDLKALTELYRQIESRAQDGCALVVVTHDMNFASGIADKVHLMKDGRLSGPFQPEELFLNSTLLAEYRLQATNKGGYHAPAFA, encoded by the coding sequence ATGCCCGTGCTTGAGCCAATTTTTCAAATCGACGGTTTCAGCCTTCGCTTTCCGGACTTGGCGGAGCCGACCTTGCGCCATATCACGCTCGCAATCCATCCAACAGAGCGACTGGTTATTACAGGGCCCAGCGGTTGCGGCAAGTCTACACTTCTTTATGTACTGAACCGGCTATACCCGCATAATTGCGATGGCGAGGTGTCGGGATCTGTCCGGATCTTCGGGCGTTTGGCACAGGACTATGCCCCTGGTGAAGTCAACCGGAAAATAGCGACGGTGTTTCAAGATCCTGATAGCCAATTTTGCATGCCGACGGTTGAAGAAGAACTGGCATTTACCTTGGAGAATCTTCAAGTGCCCCGGCAAGAAATGCCACAACGCATCGACCGAATCTTGCATTTGACGGGCCTCGAGGATTTGCGTCACGGGGTCATTCAAAGCTTCTCGGGCGGAATGAAACAGCGTATTGCCACGGCCTGTGCACTGATCATGGAGCCTGAATGTCTATTGCTCGACGAACCGCTTGCCCACCTTGATCCGTTGACGGCTAAAGAATTTGTCTCTTGGTTGGATCATCTCCAGCAAAAAAGTGGCATTGCGGTCGTCGCTGTCGAACACAAACTGGAATTATGGGGTTCATTTTTTGACCGGGAAATTGCCATATCGGAAAATGGCGCCATCCGAAAAGACCAGCTGTTCACAGAAAGAGACGCTCCGATATTGCCAGAACGGACATCAGCAATCCGCCAAGAAGTATTGTTCGAGGCATCGGACGTTTGTGTCTCCTATGCTTCGAAATCGATCCTTCGAAATATTGGTCTCCAGCTACGCTCTGGTGAAATCACAGTCATTGCTGGGCCAAATGGAAGCGGCAAATCGACCTTACTGAAAGCGCTATGCGGCATCTTAAAAATTGATACCGGAACGATCACTGGAACGCGTGCCGGATTTGTGCCTCAGTCGCCCGAGCAATTGTTTTTGTCGAAAAGTGTAGAGGGAGAATTAGCATATTCAGGAAACTGTTCTGCCGAAAAGCTGCGTTATTTAATGACTGCACTGGATTTGGAGTCAATCGCTCACGCCCATCCATTTTCCGTAAGCCACGGCCAAAAGCGCCGTGTGGCCATCGGCGCGATGCTCGCTGACGAGCGTCAGGTGCTCTTGCTGGATGAACCGACCGCTGGACAAGACCTAAAGGCATTGACGGAGCTTTACCGCCAAATCGAAAGCCGCGCGCAGGATGGCTGTGCCTTGGTCGTAGTGACGCACGATATGAATTTTGCCTCGGGCATTGCGGACAAAGTCCACTTGATGAAAGACGGCCGATTGTCTGGTCCTTTTCAGCCCGAGGAACTTTTTTTAAACTCGACGCTGTTGGCGGAATACCGGCTGCAGGCCACAAATAAGGGGGGCTATCATGCGCCGGCTTTTGCATGA